In Triplophysa rosa linkage group LG2, Trosa_1v2, whole genome shotgun sequence, the genomic window TCCtacatgtacatgtacatgtCTGTAGACTTGTCAAATAGAGATACATcacaaagcaaaaaaatctcatttagtAATACAACTGAAATTATGTGGAAGGTAAAGAGTTAAAAAGATATCCGAATATTGAGAAGTACAGTACAGAATCTGTGTTTGTAATTGCGTCACATATTCAGATCACagtaaaaagtttattttcgGTTTCTGTGTGCATTGACATACACTTACATAAAACACTCATCTCTAAAACGGACTCATCTACACAGTCGGTAAATACGATAAAAACACGGTACAGCAGCCAAGCCCCTCCTGTCAGTCCAAACTGCTATAACAAACAACGGCACAGTTTTTTATTTAGCTATacaagatttaaacaaaaacgaataaatgcaGCAAAGGGAACGACAGGTCTTGCGCCGGATTTTCACCATGTGATGACCAGCTGACTTCGtaaactaaaatataactttaattgtcATTATTTGCGCCAAATACAACAAAAACGTCATTTGTAATGTACATAAAAAGAGTTTTCTAGTACTCGATGTTGCTGCACACATTTTACAAAAACGCCTTATAAGTAATATGGACAGAAGCATCAACTAAAAACCGTAGTGAAAAAATTATGACATAAAAAGAAATGTGCATATCGTTTTGACATAcacatatatcatttaaatgatatagaaAGCAAAATAACGATTGTAGAATGTCATGGGCCTATTCATTTATGATAAGGCGTCTAGAGCAATGCATATACATTCCCTTCAGCTAAGCACGTCAAAGTGTGtgaaaaccaaactttttttaTCGTGAATGTGATGACATTTCGGATGCGTGAATTTGCTCGATTCTGAAGAGAATTCGGGAAGTGATTTGTAAACGTTTCACAACcagcaataaatatattaacGTGTGCTTTAAAGCAGAGCTTGTGATTTATTAATGCAAGGCCCTAAAATCCCCGTATTTAATCAAAACAGCACGTTCATTTACAGCAGAGCCTGAAAATACCTTTAAGCTAAACAAAACAATGCCTGAACGTAAAAATATAGGCTAGCTGTGTTTTATCAATAAGTTCGGGGCGCAGCCAATAATGCTTGCACACAGGCCACACAGCCAATAGACTGGCgggtcaaaaaaaaaaaaaaaaacaaggtgcGAACAACAGAACAAACTTCAACAGTGcgtattaaaaacataataattttAAGCTATAATGTAACAAAGTTTTCTTTACACCCGCTCAGAGACATTCCAATAATCAACGTCAAAGGAATCTTCCCACATAACTGACATCCCATTTCATGTCACTTGCTATAAATAAACAGATTATATAAGCCAGTCATTTTATAACGCAGCATTACACTTTAGCCTGtacatgataaataaatgaaaaagcgACCGTGTTTGTTCCTCCACGGGCCAATGTCATGCTTCCCATATACTACCGCACACACAGATAGCAATACTGCGCTCGGACCCCCGCTTCAAGGCCCCGAGAATTAAAGACAAGCTCTCCCGTGCTCCCCACATGAAGTTTCTTGCCTAAAAAAATGGCCGAGCGTTTTATTGTTTGCTTAGCCTATACAAATGCGTGCGTTTACGGGCAACAAGCTGGAGTCAGAAAGAGGTCATTCAGTAAGTAAAAGAACGAGAATTGGGAGCAGACGGGCATTTGTCTTGTGCGACTGAAACTACATTTGGGTGCCGTGAAGCTTAGCCACTGAAATTCCGGTCACTTTGGGCTGCGTCTCCTAATTTCGTGATGACAAATAACGGACGTAGTAAAGCGCCACATACGCCGCCGAGCGAGTAACGACACAGGCgtaaaacaacaacattcaTAACGAATGATGTCCGTCTCCGTTAGCCCGAGACCAAAGGCTATGGTGCGAATCTAACTACCGGGGTCAATAAAATATTCGCAACGGCAGCCCCGGAAAACGGCAGGATTCCGGTTAAAAAAAAGCTCGTAATTGCGAAATCGAGCTGATACCGTGGCGCTAATTCGCGATACTTTATTCttctttcaaatattattttcgGTCGTATGCAGGGAAGTCCCCAGCGGCTCTGCTTGATTCGTATTGTGCTTTTCGTGTCACGGTTAACACTTATCGGGAAACGCGTAGTAAAATAACAATACTGATAAAACTACATCCAAAGTATCCGCAAGCCGATAACTTTGAAACAGTTAGAAAACGAGCGAGCAGGCAACGAAGAATAGGGTGATATTACCTGAGACGTCACTTCAGACAACCATGCGCCTTTTTGTTTAATGTCAGACAAACATGGGATGTTTTAAATGGACTCACTCTCCCTAAAAACCATATGAGGGATCATTCTTCACCCACCGAAGCCAGACACAATTTCGCCAAGTTTCACTTGCATACGAGCCGAAGCCTTGCGTTtgcgttattttactgtagGTTTCGCGCGTAAGTTTTCTCCCATCTCATATCAGCAATTACTCTTCTTATAAATAGACTAACATAAATAGTATACGCGCCCGAGCTCCCCCTCCCAATTTCTTACCTGCTGTTTTAAGGGTCTTTTCTTCTCCAGTGGCTACAGCGCTTCACAGCTTCCCCGGTTTTCCCCCGGCAAGGACTGAGTTTATGAATATTGTCCCTTACTTTGTTTCATTTCTCACTTCCATCTTCTTTCATCTCATCAATAAACACACGCTGCAGCCTACCTTCGGAGAGGACATCACGCAGCTCGATCGTGCCCTCCCATTTTTTCACTATTCGTCGAAGATTTTGGGCGGCCACGCCTTTCTGCTGGCGATTGGAACAGAATGGAACTTCTTGTAGCACGTAGGTCGCGATATAAATCGTTCAACATGACTTTACCCCAATCGCCGAGGCGCACGCCCTCCCTTACGCGCGTCGCGGAGCGCTGAAACCGTCTCCATTGTGGCTCTGAAAGTGAAACTACGTTGCGCTTAACGCGATTGTTATGTTTGAACCGGCATGGACACTGTGCATCCTCAGTTTCTCAGTGACTAGTCACGGTGCAAGTGCGCCGTTGCCCGTGAAGTATTTGCTCGTGGTGTCCCACTTGAGGAGTTTTGTTTTTACGCCTCGCTTTCGATTCGTGTCATTTGGCCTCACAAACGCGCATCAGAGAAGTCCCAGAAGTCCAGCATCCCGTCCGCGATCAAAGAAGCAGTTATACGAGAATCGGGCATGTGCATCGCTTATAGATAGCCCACTTTAGATTGGTTCAGGGCGACGTCAGTACGCGTCTCAAAATCACATCCCTGGTCCCGCATTGGATGACGCGTCCGCCCGTCAGCGCGAGAACCAACAAGCTAGATTGCCCGCCGTGCCTTTTACTTTCTACGCATTTctattttctcatttatttattttttaacgtccCCAGCTGACCTCGGGACAGCGTAGGGAGCGTGCTGACGGCGTTGCCGGCCAATCAGGTCGTGAAAAGCGACGCTGAACTTTTGGTTCGCCAATGCGCTCGCGGAGTCGCTGTGAGTGACACGCGATAACGCAATAGCGGTTCACGCGTCCCAACTACCCCGTGCGCCCCCTCCCACTCCCCCCAGTCTAGACAATGacaggtgtgtgtgcgcgcgcgtgtgtgcgtgcccGCGCTGTCGTCTAGACGAGGAATAATCAGCATTAGAGACGAAGTGATTTTTAGTTCAGCCGCTTATTttgaaatcatttatttattatgtacgTATTTATGTATACATTACATTGCGATCATAAGTGAAATCCTCGATTTGTCTTCGTGTCTCGGTGTTATGGTGGCGGATTAAAACGTTTCTATACTATGATTTGCGAATGGATTAATTAACGACACGAAAAAAGGAGCGTTTTAACCAACGACGAGTTCATTCTTGCCTACTTATTCTTAATTTTAAGCTTCGGCCTTGGCCAGTGTAAATATTTCGTCACATACAACAATCGGTCTCTTCTATAATATCTCTCCGTTTAGCGTAAGCTTTCCGGTGTGGTGCCCACATCCCTTGATAATGATTCCCCCTGCCGGATACACACGCGAACAACAGCGTGGTTTAACCGGGGGTTCACCGGGGGACACGCGCACCGTCTGCCCTACATAGCGCGCACCCTTTGTAGGCCGAAGTGTCAGCTGAGGACGACTCGCAACCTAGAAACGGCGGGTTCGCCCCTCCTTCCCTCTGTCGGTCGTTTATAGACGTCGGCTGCGGGTCTCCTGAGGTAAAAACAATCCCGAACACATAGTTACCTCAGAGAAGTGAAAGTATTTTACCGTGCGAATGTAATTTTGTGCATTTTTCAAccacttttgtgttctggaccCCTCGCGAGTCCCGGGCAATGGCCGTCTCCTCGCCCAATGACATCATCCACGTCCTTTGTATACTGTTGCCAGGGGTTACAGGGTGACATTTCGCGCCCTACATGCAGGCTATATCACACGCGCGGTCCCATTTCTGTAGTCACGTGTAAAGGTACAAAACTTTATTCTGTCTTTTCGGCGCATTTGATACACTTTATTTAACAGTCCGAAAGTGAATTctgaatgtttttgtaatggtATTAAGCGAAGGCACGGCGTTTGTCATGTCATTAGTCCTACAGCGTCAAGTTTTTGAGATGGCAGACTCCGGTGTGCTCATCACCGAGAGCGTCCGCACGAGCCCGGAGTTCACGGAACCGTACGCGCGCTCGGTGACCTATATGGAGAGAAATAACATTCTTCAGATATTTCAGGTGAGAAGAACAAAACTGCAGCTGCTGAAATGGTAGACAGTATAGACAAAATGGCGAGGGTGTAACAAAAGTATTACCACACTTACAGTCACGCGTTTTTATAGCTATAACGTTAAATGCAGGAAATAGGACACGCTATCGCAttactgaataaaaaataatctctGACTGACGGCAAACAGACAGTGTGACCAGACGTGACACTTTTAAGTGTAAAAAGatgtccaaaataaaaaaaatacatcagtaaatgcaaatgcattgACTAACAATGAGCAGTATATTTTGCCCCATCAATTTTAGTTAatgttatttaatacaattgttcaCAAGTTTACAGAGCACTACCTAATGTTAGCAGATAcatcttttgatttttttaaatatcagtaaagctgaaataaataatgaatgcgGCTGAAGTTGTGTGTATTGTTGGTTtatgttagcaaatgcattaactaatgttaacgaATAACCCATTTTTTCTTCATGTCCCCTGTTAATAGGACATCACAGAGAATCTGATTTTTTATATGCCAGATGATCCTCTTCTGTTCATGCTAGAACAGGTAACCTTTTAtagcatttaaatgtttgataTTCTTAAAGATTTAACTTGTTTTCAGTCAAATGTGTGTTTCTTCACGGCCTAACAGTATTTATGGAGTTGTTAATACCTGTCTGATATGATGAAAAGGGCATGTATAGGCTATATTTTGATGTCACATAGtgataaaatgtatatcttGAATTTACTGTAAGTCACtggataaataataataataagtcaaATGCATATAGTCCatgtaatgtaagttaatgATATGTTGCAATGGAAGAAAAATGAAACGTGTGAACGAAGCCCTCGTGCCTGTAAACTTCATTTAGAAgcactttttatgtttttaatattaatgcACGGTGTTGTTTAAGTAGTTATGAACCCTCACTAATCTCAGCGTACTTAAAATACTTTTGCAGGTGCAAATGAAGATCAAAATCCGCGATGAATCACGTAATACATTTCTGAAATCATGATGAATTCCAAAACAAATTAACAAGGGCTTTGCCAAAAACTAAACAATTTATGCTTTTTTATGCAGTGCATCGTTGTTTCCAAGCAACTGTTTTCAGAATTTGGTTTCAAATTCTTTCTCTTGTTCGACACCATTTCTTCCAGTCGTTCTGTATATTTTTAATGAGgtagtgtgtgtgtctttgacCCAAAACTTTGATAAGCAAACTCAAGGCGACAAGTCAGATAAGGTAAACATCTTTCCAAGCAAATTACTTGCAggctttgttttgatttctcaaTGGATGTATTTGCATGCGTTATCACTCACGATTCTTGTTGTATGGATTAACTGCGTTTCAAAAGATACCGTATCCTAAACGTTTTCTTGtctatacatacagtacatggtcTTTCCAGGCAAATTGCTCGCTGGCCGTTTGCCACACATGCACAAATGCAGCTGGCTTTTGCACTGTACTCAAATTTCCATGATGGATTTTGGCTGCATAAGTAAAGGAAGTCTTTGTTTATAGTCGGctctttttacagtgtgttgTATAGTTATCTACAGTACATTCCCACTAAAGGATCATCTGCCGTTTCAAGACCAGTTTGGCACAAGCTTTCACTCCATCTTCGAACCAAGCTCGAGGGATGCTTTGGTGATGACAAGAAggctttttttctttcatttacgtTCTGTCTTGGTTTAGTACAGCACTTGCATTTACCATCTGCTGTTTATTGGGAAATTCAATGCGAGTCTGTTTCTGACATGTCATTATAACATTTGTGACATTAGTAGTGAAACAATAAATGCATTTGGGCGTTTGACGTTGAGTTTGTGTGttcttatttgcatttattgtgtattcacagttctcatgttttaaaagagttattaatgTACTTTTGTCACTGGAAAATTTGCAATATAGTAATATACAcattgaaacaaaaatatggctTTTGATCAACTTTACATTTAACTTGAAGCATACTGTAAGTGTACACATTacatatatgacattttatttattgttttctttggaaAGAATACATACGATAAATCCAATTTGATTAATACAGAAAGGGCAAATaacaatgttaatgtttttggtTACAATGACTGACAGCTCTCATAATCACTGTCTCATTCATAATACATTGCCCAGAGTCCTCTGCTTTACactttatataaaacacaattttcattCTGTTTCCCATTTCTTGCAATCTCGCCATCATGTAGTTTTCTCTATAAATCTCTAACCGAGCAACCACGtgatttgaaaatattaaaaacggAATTACTGAgcaaaacaagacaagaaaTAATGTTGGAATTGTTCAAGAACATTCACCTGTCCTGAAACCATAGGATATTTACcctaaacatttacacaaactGAATTGTACTCTTCAGAGTACACAATACTGAAACGGAGTATACAGACAAGCAATGacaatacagaataaataaacatttggatGCTGGcatttttgtacaaaaacaATTGTAATAGTGTTATATTCTCCT contains:
- the tex55 gene encoding testis-specific expressed protein 55 isoform X2, with product MTSSTSFVYCCQGLQGDISRPTCRLYHTRGPISVVTCKVLQRQVFEMADSGVLITESVRTSPEFTEPYARSVTYMERNNILQIFQDITENLIFYMPDDPLLFMLEQCVV
- the tex55 gene encoding testis-specific expressed protein 55 isoform X1 produces the protein MTSSTSFVYCCQGLQGDISRPTCRLYHTRGPISVVTCKVLQRQVFEMADSGVLITESVRTSPEFTEPYARSVTYMERNNILQIFQDITENLIFYMPDDPLLFMLEQVQMKIKIRDESRNTFLKS